The Brachyhypopomus gauderio isolate BG-103 chromosome 1, BGAUD_0.2, whole genome shotgun sequence genome includes a window with the following:
- the LOC143527358 gene encoding uncharacterized protein LOC143527358, translated as MNSTPPVQECGVCWTLLITVCPVCVLLSSLLSSTCVYCFCHKRHTAAEVEQKCNVQSQIQKHPQTEEQAGGDEVCYTSLNVLTGGQKRSKKKRIQNSDFSTYSEVRTARV; from the exons ATGAACTCCACCCCTCCTGTACAAGAGTGTGGTGTCTGCTGGACGCTACTGAtcactgtgtgtcctgtgtgtgttctcctctcctcactcctctcctccacctgtgtctACTGCTTCTGTCACAAGAGACATACAG cagcagaagttGAACAGAAGTGTAATGTCCAATCACAGATCCAGAAACATCCCCAAACTGAGGAG CAGGCTGGAGGAGATGAGGTTTGTTACACCTCACTGAACGTCCTGACTGGAGGACAGAAACGCTCCAAGAAGAAGAGAATTCAAAACTCTGATTTCAGTACTTATTCTGAGGTCAGAACTGCTAGAGTGTAG